In Mycobacterium sp. Aquia_216, a genomic segment contains:
- a CDS encoding Rieske 2Fe-2S domain-containing protein yields the protein MTRFARGWHCIGLAENFRDGNPHAINAFGTRLVVFADSAGELHVLDAYCRHMGGDLSQGTVKGDSVACPFHDWRWQGSTGRCSLVPYAKRTPRLARTRRWPTGEVNGQLLVWHDPEGSTPPAEILPPTIDGYAEGQWSPWSWNSILIEGSHCREIVDNNVDMAHFFYIHHAYPTFFKNIIEGHTATQIMESKARPDTTKNYEKLWEGTKLRSEATYFGPAYMINWLHNDVAPDFTIEVALINCHYPVTHDSFVLQWGVAVQELPGLPAANAAKLATAMSRSFGEGFLEDVEIWKHKTRIENPLLTEEDGAVYQHRRWYEQFYVDAADVTAEMTERFEIEVDTNHANGFWQREVAENLAASAR from the coding sequence ATGACGCGCTTCGCCCGCGGCTGGCACTGCATAGGTCTGGCCGAAAACTTCCGTGACGGAAATCCGCATGCGATCAACGCATTCGGCACCCGGCTCGTGGTGTTCGCCGACTCGGCGGGCGAGCTGCATGTCCTGGACGCGTACTGCCGTCACATGGGCGGCGACCTGTCCCAAGGGACCGTCAAGGGCGATTCGGTGGCGTGCCCGTTCCACGACTGGCGCTGGCAGGGCTCGACCGGTCGCTGCTCACTGGTCCCGTACGCCAAGCGCACGCCCCGATTGGCCCGCACGCGACGTTGGCCGACCGGAGAAGTCAACGGCCAACTGCTTGTCTGGCACGACCCCGAGGGGTCGACGCCCCCCGCCGAGATCCTGCCGCCGACGATCGACGGATACGCGGAAGGCCAGTGGTCGCCGTGGTCGTGGAACTCGATCCTGATTGAGGGATCACACTGCCGCGAGATCGTCGACAACAACGTCGACATGGCCCACTTCTTCTACATCCACCACGCGTACCCGACGTTCTTCAAGAACATCATCGAAGGCCACACGGCGACCCAGATCATGGAATCGAAGGCCCGACCCGATACCACAAAGAATTACGAGAAGCTCTGGGAGGGAACGAAACTTCGTTCCGAGGCAACGTATTTCGGGCCCGCCTACATGATCAACTGGCTGCACAACGACGTGGCGCCGGACTTCACGATTGAAGTGGCCCTGATCAACTGCCACTACCCGGTGACCCACGACTCGTTCGTATTGCAGTGGGGCGTGGCGGTCCAGGAACTGCCCGGACTGCCGGCGGCCAACGCGGCCAAGCTCGCTACCGCCATGAGTCGATCTTTCGGCGAGGGCTTCCTCGAAGACGTCGAGATCTGGAAGCACAAGACACGCATCGAGAATCCGTTACTCACCGAGGAGGACGGCGCGGTGTATCAACACCGGCGCTGGTACGAGCAGTTCTACGTCGACGCCGCCGACGTCACGGCGGAGATGACCGAACGCTTCGAAATCGAGGTCGACACCAACCATGCCAACGGGTTCTGGCAGCGCGAGGTGGCGGAGAATCTCGCGGCGAGCGCGCGGTGA
- a CDS encoding nitronate monooxygenase, translated as MANALCERLGIEFPLFAFSHCRDVVAEVSKAGGYGVLGALAYNAERLEVELSWIDEHVGGRPYGVDFAMPEKFVGKGEAYSLDALRELIPPGHTEHMEKVLSNHGVPPLPVDTERRVIAAGLAVEAEGPGQVEVALRHPVSMIVNALGPPPTYAIDAAHEKGVLVGALSGSPRHARRNVDAGVDVIIAQGGEAGGHTGEIATMVLVPAVVDEVGPDIPVLAAGGIGNGRQMAAAMALGAQGAWTGSLWLTVAEASTEPWVVENLLKAGYSDTVRSRAMTGKPARQIRTEWTEAWDGPDNPDPLPMPLQGIVYADAAARFMRARSSALSGSPAGQIVGSINKVRRSREVVLDIVEEWLSTVRRLAEDG; from the coding sequence ATGGCAAATGCGCTGTGTGAGCGACTCGGTATCGAGTTCCCGCTCTTCGCGTTCTCGCACTGCCGCGACGTGGTCGCGGAGGTTAGCAAGGCCGGTGGATACGGGGTGCTGGGCGCGCTGGCCTACAACGCCGAGCGCCTCGAGGTCGAGCTGTCCTGGATCGACGAGCACGTCGGTGGCCGGCCGTACGGCGTGGACTTCGCGATGCCGGAGAAGTTCGTCGGCAAGGGGGAGGCCTACAGCCTCGATGCGTTGCGTGAACTCATCCCGCCCGGCCACACCGAACACATGGAAAAGGTGCTGAGTAATCATGGCGTGCCGCCGCTACCGGTGGACACCGAACGGCGGGTGATCGCGGCCGGCCTCGCGGTCGAGGCGGAAGGACCCGGCCAGGTAGAGGTCGCGCTGCGCCATCCGGTGTCGATGATCGTCAACGCGCTGGGGCCGCCGCCGACATACGCGATCGATGCCGCGCATGAAAAGGGGGTTCTGGTGGGCGCATTGAGTGGCTCACCGCGCCATGCTCGGCGCAACGTCGATGCGGGAGTGGATGTGATCATCGCCCAGGGCGGCGAGGCCGGGGGACACACCGGCGAGATCGCCACCATGGTTCTGGTGCCCGCGGTCGTGGATGAGGTCGGACCGGACATCCCCGTCCTGGCTGCCGGAGGTATCGGCAACGGCCGGCAGATGGCCGCGGCGATGGCCCTTGGCGCCCAGGGGGCCTGGACCGGCTCGTTGTGGTTGACGGTCGCCGAGGCATCGACGGAACCGTGGGTCGTCGAGAATCTGCTGAAGGCCGGGTATTCCGACACGGTCCGTTCGCGCGCGATGACCGGCAAGCCGGCCCGTCAGATCCGCACCGAGTGGACCGAGGCGTGGGATGGCCCTGACAACCCTGATCCGTTGCCAATGCCGTTGCAGGGCATCGTGTATGCGGATGCCGCCGCCCGGTTCATGCGTGCGCGGTCGAGCGCGCTGTCGGGTTCCCCGGCAGGGCAGATCGTTGGTTCGATCAACAAGGTACGGCGCTCGCGGGAGGTGGTCCTCGACATCGTCGAGGAATGGCTGTCCACCGTGCGACGACTGGCAGAAGACGGCTGA